The Rufibacter sp. DG15C region TACAGCTAGTTTAATGAAGTTTCTTCTTTCCACGGTGAGTGTGTTTTTGGTGAAGAATTCTAGGCTAAACCTTTCCGTAGCAACCAGTACTTCATAACGGCGTTGCTACCTCAGATTTATAATACAAAGGTCGGGAAGACGGGTGCCGAAAAGAATAAGGTACCTTAAGAAATGGCCTGCTGGTAGAGGTCCAGCCCTTCAGACTTGATGGTGCTGAAGAACTCGGGTGTGATGCCCAGATAAGAAGCGATGTGGTACTGCGGAATACGCTGGCTCAGGTCAGGGAACTTGAGGAGGAAATCGCGGTAATTTTCGGCGGCGGTCTGGGTCATGCCCGACAGCATGCGCTTCTTAAACGCGAAGTAGCCGTTTTGGAGCAGTTTCCGGTAAAACAGGTTAAAAACGGGATGTTGTTGCGTGAGGGCCTCAAAGGCATTCACGTTGATTTGTACGTACTGCGTGGCCTCCAAGGCTTGAATGGAAAGCAACGCCGGTTTATGGAAGGCCACATCACTTATCCAGTACCGCTCCACGGCAAACTCCAAGTTCACCTCTTTGCCGCTCTGGTCAATGATAAACGACCGCAGACAGCCGCTCTGCACAAAATACAGGTAGTGGTTCTGTTCCCCGGTGCGCAACAGAAACTCCTTCTTCTTCGCCTCCTTGGCCTCACAGATAGCCAGAAAAGCCTCCTCTTCCTCTGGCGTGAGGGAGACATGCTGGTGCAAGGCGATTAGAATAAGGTCTTGTGCCAAACAGTTAGGAATTGCTTTGGTGTAAATGAGTACAGGTTTCAGAGAGGATCTGCATTCATATGATTATTGAGGCTGGCTTCCCTCTCTTCTTTTTGTCATCCTGAAAGGACCTTGTGGGCGAGCTAGGCAAGTGGTGGCTATAGTACGGAATACTATGGTTTAAGCATCTATTTTAGACGGCTTCTCACTTAGTATCAGTCTTTACAACTTGCCCACAAGGTCCTTTCAGGATGACAAAGAGGAAATTAATTCGGCATTAGTAATTGGAATTGAGTCAAGCTACTTCATCATAGCCTTGTCTTTACTTCTGCGACTCGGCATGCTTTTTAAAATTATCCAAGATGGCTTGCCAGCCGTTTCTTTGCAGTTCAATGGTGTTCACGTCTTCTACCTCAAACACTTCGGTGACTTTGGTCTGGTCCCCTAAGCTGTCAAATGTGATGCGTACCTGACGGCCGTCGTCCAACTTGAGCACAATGCTTTTGTGAGGGACTACCTGCTCATAGGTACCAGCATAGTCAAAACCCACGCTTCCGTCCCTGGCTTCCATGCGCCACACAAACCGACCGCCGCGTTGCAGGTCATTGGTTGCGGCAGGACACTGCCATGATTCATGCGCGAAATTCCATTGGGTAATATGTTCTGGTGTTGCCCACAGCTCCCATACTTTTTCTACCGGTTGTTGAACAGTGGTCTCTACGGTAAGGGTGGGCTTGTCTTTCGTTTCCATAGGGTATTGTTTGGTCAATAAGTTCTCTGCAAAAGCGTCAATAACTTGTGTGTTTGATGGCTAGCCAAGGCTTACCATTCATTGCAAAACTTCTTCTTGGCATCTAGAAACTCCTGCCACATTTCCTGCACAATCTCGCCGGCAGGTTGAATGCGGTCCACAATGGCAGCGGCCTGACCAATCTCCAGTTCGCCTTCCTCCAAATCGCCTTCATACATGCCGCGCTTGGCACGCCTGGAGCCCAGCAGTTCGGCTAGTTCCTGGGTGCTGGCACCTCTTGACTCGGCTAACTTTACGTCCTGGTAGAACTTGTTTTTGAGCAGGCGTACGGGCGTGAGCTGTTTCAGAGACAGTTCTGTGTCTCCTTCCTGTGCGTTCACCACCATGTCTTTAAAACTCTGGTGAGCGCTGGATTCTAGGCTGGCTACAAAGCGGCTACCTACCTGCGCCCCGTCGGCGCCCAAAGCAAACGCCCCGAAGATGCCTGCTCCGGTGGCGATTCCGCCAGCGGCAATCAAAGGCAGGTTCACCGCGGCACGCACCATGGGAATCAAGCAGAACGTAGTGGTTTCCTCGCGTCCATTATGACCGCCAGCCTCAAAACCCTCGGCCACAATAGCATCAACGCCAGCTTCCTCACACTTCTTCGCGAACTTGACGTTGCTCACCACGTGGATCACTTTTGCGCCGTTGTCCTGCAATAGCTTGGTCCAAGTCTTCGGGTTACCCGCCGAGGTCACCACTACCGGCACTTTCTCCTCCATGATAATCTGGAAATGCTGCTCCAAGTCTGGGTACAACAAGGGCACGTTCACGCCAAAGGGTTTGTCCGTGGCCGCCTTGCATTTCTGGATGTGTTCGCGCAAAATATCTGGGTACATGGAGCCGGCGCCAATGAGGCCCAACCCACCAGCATTGCTCACCGCCGAGGCCAATTCCCAGCCGCTGCACCAAATCATGCCGGCCTGTACAATGGGGTATTCTATGTTAAGGAGTTCGGTAATTCTATTGTTCATGGTATCAAGTATCAGGTAGCAAGTATCAAGATTTCCTTGAGTTGTCTGTCTGAGGTTGAGGGTAAATATAAACTTGTTATACTGTCCGGCCCCGTTAGAAAAGATTGAATCCGCCAGCTGAAATTGTTGGTTTATTTTAATGCTTTGGACAAATGAATGTATTCTTCTGATTTAATAAAGTTGATGCAGTCTTCTAGTAATTTCCTGAGACTTTCTTTTTCTTCCTCTTTGATTCCAGCACCCCAATTCGCTCTGTGAATTGCTTCTAATACCTCTTTCTCAACTAATGACCTAATTTCAACTTCTTTTCTGTTTAGCATAAGGCTTCCTGGCCTAGGATGGCCAGCATATCTTTTTAGAGCTACTTTTTGCACAAACTCAACTTCGCAAGTTTGTGAATTATGGTCTGTCAGAATCAGAGTTACTGTTCCTCCATCCATCCAGAGTTTAACTTCTTCTATTGTTATATTACCCTTAATGTTGAACACTGTTTCTAACTCTGAAACCACGCCTCTTAACTACTAAAATCTATCTCCGTGCTGTCGCCAATGTTCAGGCGTTGGCTTTGCCCTTTGAGTGCTGAGTCTGAGCCAACCAGAGATTCTTGCAAGACGGCGTAGGCCAGTTCTGAGTAGCCGCCAATGATGGAGTCGCGCACAATGGTGTAATTGAGAATGGCCCGCTCGCCAATGGCCACGTTGGGCCCGATGATGGAATTGCTGATTTGCGCGTCCTTGCCAATGCTCACCGGCGGAATGATGATGGTGTTCGGGAACTCTGGATAGTCCGTGTGCTTGAATTCAGGACGGTTGAGCAGGGTGGCGTTGGCGTGCAGGAGCGTTTCCTTTCTTCCGCAGTCAAACCAGTTGTCCACGTCATAGGTGAGCATGGGCTCGCCGTTCTGGATCATGTGCATGAGCGCATCGGTGAGATGGTACTCGTTCTGGGTGCGTATGTCCTGGGCAATGATGTATTCCAGCGCCTCGGCTAAGCCTTTGGGGTTGTTGATTTTATAGAGGCCCACCAAGGCAAGGTTGGACTTCGGGATTTTGGGCTTTTCCACCACCTTAGTGATATGCGCGTCTGGCCCAACCTCAGTAATCCCAAATAGGGTAGGCACTTTCACTTTCTTCACGGCCAGCACGGTTTGATCAGAGGCCAGAATGGCTTCCATGTTCACATCCACAATGGTATCGCCTAACTGGATGAGCACCTCTTTTTCGTTCCGG contains the following coding sequences:
- a CDS encoding Crp/Fnr family transcriptional regulator — its product is MAQDLILIALHQHVSLTPEEEEAFLAICEAKEAKKKEFLLRTGEQNHYLYFVQSGCLRSFIIDQSGKEVNLEFAVERYWISDVAFHKPALLSIQALEATQYVQINVNAFEALTQQHPVFNLFYRKLLQNGYFAFKKRMLSGMTQTAAENYRDFLLKFPDLSQRIPQYHIASYLGITPEFFSTIKSEGLDLYQQAIS
- a CDS encoding SRPBCC family protein yields the protein METKDKPTLTVETTVQQPVEKVWELWATPEHITQWNFAHESWQCPAATNDLQRGGRFVWRMEARDGSVGFDYAGTYEQVVPHKSIVLKLDDGRQVRITFDSLGDQTKVTEVFEVEDVNTIELQRNGWQAILDNFKKHAESQK
- a CDS encoding sugar phosphate nucleotidyltransferase, with protein sequence MKAIIPVAGMGARLRPHTHTQPKSLVPIAGKAILGHIIERLQEAGIKQFVFVVGYLGEKIMHYVQKKYPDLEMEFIVQQPREGLGHALWTARETFRNEKEVLIQLGDTIVDVNMEAILASDQTVLAVKKVKVPTLFGITEVGPDAHITKVVEKPKIPKSNLALVGLYKINNPKGLAEALEYIIAQDIRTQNEYHLTDALMHMIQNGEPMLTYDVDNWFDCGRKETLLHANATLLNRPEFKHTDYPEFPNTIIIPPVSIGKDAQISNSIIGPNVAIGERAILNYTIVRDSIIGGYSELAYAVLQESLVGSDSALKGQSQRLNIGDSTEIDFSS
- a CDS encoding nitronate monooxygenase family protein, which translates into the protein MNNRITELLNIEYPIVQAGMIWCSGWELASAVSNAGGLGLIGAGSMYPDILREHIQKCKAATDKPFGVNVPLLYPDLEQHFQIIMEEKVPVVVTSAGNPKTWTKLLQDNGAKVIHVVSNVKFAKKCEEAGVDAIVAEGFEAGGHNGREETTTFCLIPMVRAAVNLPLIAAGGIATGAGIFGAFALGADGAQVGSRFVASLESSAHQSFKDMVVNAQEGDTELSLKQLTPVRLLKNKFYQDVKLAESRGASTQELAELLGSRRAKRGMYEGDLEEGELEIGQAAAIVDRIQPAGEIVQEMWQEFLDAKKKFCNEW